From the genome of Amia ocellicauda isolate fAmiCal2 chromosome 14, fAmiCal2.hap1, whole genome shotgun sequence, one region includes:
- the rpz5 gene encoding rapunzel 5: MERVEEWVLENKDKIELGVEMIGKGCEVLAATVGQLHPLLEAIFVASKEILSNPDSNEAKYLTEQIEKVSQRLEGIQDELDTIQREQKKTSMNKMNFDYEVQMISQYEKYLEFVNAKPKFKETRKDKFMKHFQATDGDMNLDALYNSVTGESLSGESVLETILVTEEKSRRAVEEFCAVLKKLFIVGLVAVMGHAALKEGAVGESLMKKWCLRMEDVERRMKAAVDDCTENFATQAKLDVENQMRETPAKIAPEFVQPVLEFLQKKYDWVCWSVRVYNNTGKWFWNWLAGKKFQGSGGGNFFDILTKNNINVVVSYSIGPQPINKSQIQELVESQKITNNMQDLAQSIYNNFPNCVVHAISRYKDVEEYNNFQPECYYYVKHKKCYLCVHPE; this comes from the coding sequence ATGGAGCGCGTTGAAGAATGGGTGttggaaaacaaggacaagaTCGAACTGGGAGTCGAGATGATAGGGAAGGGCTGTGAAGTCCTGGCGGCCACTGTAGGTCAACTACACCCCCTGCTAGAGGCAATCTTTGTAGCTTCTAAAGAAATACTGAGCAACCCAGACAGCAATGAGGCCAAGTACCTGACCGAGCAGATCGAGAAAGTCAGCCAGAGACTGGAGGGCATTCAAGATGAGCTGGACACCATCCAGAGAGAGCAAAAGAAGACCTCCATGAACAAGATGAACTTCGACTACGAGGTGCAGATGATTAGCCAGTATGAGAAGTACCTGGAGTTTGTCAACGCCAAGCCTAAGTTTAAGGAAACTAGGAAGGACAAATTCATGAAGCACTTCCAGGCAACGGACGGGGACATGAACCTGGACGCTCTGTACAACTCGGTGACCGGGGAGAGCCTGAGCGGGGAGTCAGTGCTGGAGACCATCTTGGTCACGGAGGAGAAGAGCCGGAGGGCCGTGGAGGAGTTCTGCGCCGTGCTGAAGAAGCTGTTCATCGTGGGGCTGGTGGCCGTCATGGGCCACGCTGCCCTGAAGGAGGGGGCGGTGGGGGAGTCGCTGATGAAGAAGTGGTGCCTGCGCATGGAGGACGTGGAGAGGCGCATGAAGGCGGCTGTGGACGACTGCACGGAGAACTTTGCCACACAGGCCAAGCTGGACGTGGAGAACCAGATGCGGGAGACGCCGGCAAAAATCGCCCCGGAGTTCGTGCAGCCGGTCCTGGAGTTCTTGCAGAAGAAGTACGATTGGGTTTGCTGGTCGGTGCGGGTTTACAATAACACTGGAAAATGGTTCTGGAACTGGCTAGCTGGAAAGAAATTCCAGGGCAGCGGCGGGGGCAACTtctttgacatcttgaccaaaaacAACATCAATGTGGTGGTGTCCTACAGCATCGGCCCCCAGCCCATCAACAAGAGCCAGATTCAGGAACTTGTTGAGAGCCAGAAGATCACCAACAACATGCAGGACTTGGCCCAGTCCATCTACAACAACTTTCCGAACTGCGTCGTGCACGCCATCAGCCGCTACAAGGACGTTGAGGAGTACAACAACTTTCAGCCTGAGTGTTACTACTATGTGAAGCATAAAAAGTGCTATCTGTGTGTTCATCCCGAATAA
- the LOC136767436 gene encoding membrane-spanning 4-domains subfamily A member 4D, protein MAVSVTKGDGVVVFSVTSDPTSNWPVLCQLLGSLCCSPFCLVSRSLRRFYSGTQASLGTVQIMVGLINIGLGVILQQFDYYESHPFWLGGMFIAAGVMCVFADRFPNPCLVSLTVCTDLVSAMLAVTAIVLYSVNLANRDGLYYFCRFNDDGYHRSWYATTTSPNPEDERIQQMNKEKCLEVKHMLQVTLRGLRIMLIVVSVLQLCVALSAATLGIKCLCRNKREPKPLSDVELSKPLLEEDTDDPEA, encoded by the exons ATGGCTGTATCTGTGACTAAAGGCGATGGGGTGGTGGTTTTCTCTGTGACCTCTGACCCTACCAGCAACTGGCCGGTGTTGTGCCAGCTGTTGGGCAGTCTGTGCTGCAGCCCTTTCTGCCTGGTGTCCCGGAGTCTGAGGCGCTTCTACTCGGGCACTCAGGCCTCCCTGGGG ACTGTGCAGATCATGGTTGGTCTGATCAACATCGGGTTAGGAGTCATCCTTCAGCAATTTGATTACTATGAATCCCATCCTTTTTGGCTGGGAGGCATG TTCATTGCTGCAGGTGTGATGTGCGTCTTCGCTGACCGGTTCCCCAACCCTTGCTTG GTGTCTCTGACGGTCTGCACAGACCTGGTGAGCGCCATGCTGGCTGTGACCGCAATCGTGCTGTACTCTGTGAACTTGGCCAATAGAGATGGCTTGTACTATTTCTGTCGCTTCAATGATGACGGTTATCACCGTTCCTGGTATGCGACGACCACGTCGCCCAACCCCGAAGATGAACGCATCCAGCAGATGAACAAGGAAAAGTGCCTGGAGGTCAAACACATGCTGCAG GTGACCTTGAGGGGGTTGCGGATCATGCTGATAGTGGTCAGCGTCCTGCAGCTGTGCGTGGCGCTCAGCGCGGCGACTCTCGGCATCAAGTGCTTGTGCCGCAACAAGAGGGAGCCGAAG CCCCTGTCTGACGTTGAACTCTCCAAGCCACTTCTGGAAGAGGACACCGATGACCCAGAAGCCTGA
- the rpz4 gene encoding rapunzel 4, which translates to MTNQLQKLVAEKKDMVETVMEVFEQGAEVVASMAGDLFPIFQIAAPIVKLALDNVESKEAEFMREQFQKVRDRLEAISEEVNRINAEIKKSKVDAEYFSVEENMTNQFRKYMDILNAKPKFKEVKKKLFLEHFSKTGGEKNLHTLYAAITGDNFSGESILEITLNYEEKSRRPVEEFCARLKQLLCVGLIALMGYAALKGDDEEALLKNWAENMKAVQARMNAVVEDCINSFPEQAKIDTRRMLRDGGAETNQQLADRVLDFLKKKYDWVCWSVRVFKTPSWLLNKIKSKEFHCLTGKSRFQLPEEDAKINLVVSYSASPEPLDKEKIQQLIEEQKKPSVVSMAEMLFSALPACVVHTIKPQKDLGFSCSFTDELHYVENGKNLFVCIHGA; encoded by the coding sequence ATGACGAACCAACTCCAGAAACTCGTGGCGGAGAAGAAGGACATGGTGGAAACGGTGATGGAGGTTTTCGAGCAGGGCGCCGAGGTGGTGGCCAGCATGGCCGGGGACCTCTTCCCCATCTTCCAGATCGCCGCACCCATCGTTAAGCTGGCCCTGGACAACGTGGAGAGCAAGGAGGCGGAGTTCATGAGGGAGCAGTTCCAGAAGGTCCGGGACCGGTTGGAGGCCATCTCCGAGGAGGTGAACCGCATCAACGCCGAGATCAAGAAGAGCAAGGTGGACGCCGAGTACTTCTCGGTGGAGGAGAACATGACCAACCAGTTCCGCAAGTACATGGACATCCTCAACGCCAAGCCCAAGTTCAAAGAAGTCAAGAAGAAGCTCTTCCTGGAGCACTTCAGCAAAACCGGGGGGGAAAAGAACCTCCACACTCTTTACGCCGCCATCACCGGGGACAACTTCTCCGGTGAGTCCATCCTGGAGATCACCCTCAACTACGAGGAGAAGAGCCGACGGCCCGTGGAGGAGTTCTGTGCCCGTCTGAAGCAGCTCCTCTGCGTGGGCCTCATCGCCCTGATGGGATATGCCGCCCTGAAGGGGGACGACGAGGAAGCGCTGCTGAAGAACTGGGCGGAGAACATGAAGGCAGTGCAGGCCAGGATGAACGCCGTCGTGGAGGACTGCATCAACAGCTTCCCCGAGCAGGCCAAGATTGACACCCGGAGGATGTTGAGGGATGGGGGGGCCGAGACCAACCAGCAGCTGGCCGACCGAGTGTTGGATTTCCTCAAGAAGAAGTATGACTGGGTCTGCTGGTCCGTACGTGTCTTCAAGACCCCTTCTTGGCTGCTGAACAAGATCAAGTCCAAGGAATTCCACTGCCTGACTGGGAAAAGCCGCTTCCAGTTGCCTGAGGAGGACGCCAAGATCAACTTGGTGGTCTCCTACAGCGCCAGCCCGGAGCCCCTCGACAAGGAAAAGATCCAACAGTTGATCGAGGAGCAGAAGAAGCCCTCCGTGGTGTCGATGGCCGAGATGCTCTTCAGTGCACTCCCCGCCTGCGTGGTCCACACCATCAAACCGCAAAAAGACCTCGGCTTCTCCTGTAGCTTCACAGACGAGCTGCACTACGTGGAGAACGGCAAGAACCTCTTTGTCTGCATTCACGGTGCATAA